One segment of Drosophila subpulchrella strain 33 F10 #4 breed RU33 unplaced genomic scaffold, RU_Dsub_v1.1 Primary Assembly Seq157, whole genome shotgun sequence DNA contains the following:
- the LOC119559011 gene encoding membrane metallo-endopeptidase-like 1 yields MLKLSLVALLIFSLAWRLTPTACRQTNASPNIQQIIAKQLQSYMDLKTHPCENFYQYACGNWQIQQQEQHSPRDGQWVKDRAPFHGQLIPSDTLGLIDQSVNRKLECVLRRKNESSSELDSTILEQMRRYYRSCKRLRPYNLKKYLLILPPSNGTQWPSVGRGWRPERFDWILTLGRLRLHGLNGVLVREDVLPRWDDSRTYCIYVNKPSRQETLPMGEGAVIELLLDIGQTKRTANALSRLVNDFEQKLHRLQELEDDELGAREMQLGYLETYLPQLRWLSFMRQVRTDFELDLHSTLIIENIPYLRALSDLMDSEEPETVCSYIMLKWLTFLKQQGPADISRSECVASLRRAMPLASSWLVGQQFSHPDSESNVRSLFQRLKARFTQILAENRLRLSSPLLLILQQKLRAVHLQLGFFQPDKAENLQQYHVHIDLSGHSFYGNQLVLLRKRVEANHNLVFMSSTNSSDSNVSYLAESWQASNSSPLYVRPRNLVLVPHGLLQLPIWHRNISDLQQHAVIGFALAHELAHGFDITGIDYDALGNIMGPIEEIGANMHFRQGFNCLQQQMGTGSNWIDEKLADFVALRLSYESFFGLRVDKKRRDPLMPQFSQRQLFFISFAQFFCSRTPVLSQGSQSEAHLKHAVNELRVIKTLENFQEFSAEFGCDKKSKMQASHRCRLW; encoded by the coding sequence ATGCTGAAGCTCAGCCTGGTAGCCTTGTTAATTTTTTCTCTGGCATGGCGACTCACGCCCACCGCCTGTCGCCAGACCAACGCATCCCCAAATATCCAGCAAATTATAGCCAAGCAATTGCAAAGTTACATGGACCTAAAGACGCATCCATGCGAGAACTTCTACCAGTACGCCTGTGGAAACTGGCAGAtccagcagcaggagcagcactCTCCGCGCGATGGGCAGTGGGTCAAGGATAGGGCTCCATTCCACGGGCAACTGATACCGAGCGATACCTTGGGACTGATCGACCAATCTGTTAACCGGAAACTGGAATGTGTGTTGAGGCGCAAAAACGAGAGCTCCTCCGAACTAGATTCCACGATTTTGGAACAAATGCGCCGTTACTACCGTTCTTGCAAACGCCTTAGGCCGTACAACCTAAAAAAGTATCTGCTGATTCTGCCGCCAAGCAATGGCACCCAATGGCCGTCTGTGGGTCGTGGTTGGCGTCCAGAGCGCTTCGATTGGATATTGACCTTGGGGCGACTGCGTTTGCACGGACTGAACGGGGTGCTGGTGAGGGAGGATGTCTTGCCGCGGTGGGACGACTCGCGCACATACTGCATTTATGTGAACAAACCGAGTCGCCAGGAGACGCTGCCCATGGGTGAGGGCGCTGTGATAGAACTGCTCCTCGACATCGGACAAACCAAACGCACGGCCAACGCCTTAAGTCGCCTGGTGAACGACTTTGAGCAAAAATTGCACCGCCTgcaggagctggaggacgacGAACTCGGTGCTCGGGAAATGCAGCTGGGCTACCTTGAAACGTATCTGCCTCAGCTCCGATGGTTGTCTTTCATGCGCCAGGTGCGGACCGATTTCGAGTTGGATCTGCACTCCACACTGATCATCGAGAACATTCCTTACCTTAGGGCCCTGTCCGACCTAATGGATTCCGAAGAACCGGAAACCGTATGCAGCTATATTATGCTCAAGTGGTTGACCTTCCTCAAACAACAGGGTCCAGCGGATATCTCGCGGAGTGAGTGCGTTGCCAGCCTCAGAAGGGCTATGCCCTTGGCGAGTAGCTGGCTAGTTGGTCAGCAGTTCTCCCACCCAGACTCAGAGTCTAACGTCCGCTCTCTGTTTCAGCGCCTTAAAGCACGCTTCACCCAAATTCTGGCTGAGAACCGGCTTAGACTATCGTCGCCCCTTTTGCTCATTCTGCAGCAGAAACTGCGTGCAGTGCACCTTCAGTTGGGATTTTTCCAGCCGGATAAAGCGGAAAACTTGCAGCAGTACCACGTCCATATCGACCTAAGTGGCCATTCCTTCTACGGAAATCAGCTGGTCCTACTACGCAAACGTGTGGAGGCAAACCACAATCTGGTATTCATGAGTTCGACAAACTCATCGGACAGTAACGTCAGCTATCTGGCAGAAAGCTGGCAGGCCAGCAACTCGTCGCCACTGTATGTAAGGCCCCGCAACCTCGTGTTGGTGCCCCACGGTCTGCTTCAGTTGCCAATATGGCACCGCAACATTAGCGACCTGCAGCAGCATGCCGTAATAGGATTCGCCTTGGCCCATGAATTGGCTCATGGCTTCGACATTACGGGAATAGACTATGACGCTTTGGGAAACATCATGGGGCCGATAGAGGAGATTGGGGCTAACATGCATTTCCGGCAAGGGTTCAACTGcctgcagcagcagatggGAACAGGCTCCAACTGGATCGACGAGAAGCTGGCCGACTTCGTGGCTCTGCGACTTTCGTATGAATCCTTTTTTGGCTTGCGGGTTGACAAAAAAAGGCGCGATCCGCTGATGCCGCAGTTTAGCCAGCGGCAGCTATTTTTCATCAGCTTCGCGCAATTCTTTTGCAGCCGAACACCTGTACTTAGCCAGGGGTCACAGTCGGAAGCTCATCTAAAGCACGCCGTCAATGAGTTGCGTGTGATTAAGACGCTGGAAAACTTTCAGGAGTTTTCCGCGGAGTTTGGCTGCGATAAAAAGTCCAAGATGCAGGCCAGTCATCGGTGCCGCCTGTGGTGA